In the genome of Desulfofarcimen acetoxidans DSM 771, one region contains:
- the nifH gene encoding nitrogenase iron protein, with the protein MRQIAIYGKGGIGKSTTTQNTVAALADAGKKIMVVGCDPKADSTRLLLNGLNQKTVLDTLRDEGEDVILEDVLRTGFKDVKCVESGGPEPGVGCAGRGIITSINLLESLGAYTDDLDYVFYDVLGDVVCGGFAMPIREGKAREIYIVASGELMALYAANNICKGVQKYAKTGGVRMGGIICNSRKVDKEYDLLKAFAEEIGTQLIHFLPRDNVVQRAEIKKKTVIDYDPTVAQADEYRKLAKNIDENTMFVIPNPMTQDRLEELMMEHGFMEGLD; encoded by the coding sequence TTGAGACAGATTGCTATTTACGGAAAAGGCGGTATTGGTAAATCCACCACTACTCAGAATACGGTAGCAGCGTTAGCTGATGCAGGCAAAAAAATAATGGTTGTAGGTTGTGATCCTAAGGCTGATTCCACCAGACTTCTGCTTAATGGTTTGAATCAAAAGACTGTTTTAGATACTTTGCGCGATGAAGGCGAGGATGTAATTTTAGAGGATGTTTTGAGAACGGGTTTTAAAGATGTTAAATGTGTTGAATCAGGCGGTCCTGAACCAGGTGTCGGTTGTGCCGGCCGGGGCATTATTACCTCCATTAATCTATTGGAATCTTTGGGAGCTTATACGGATGACCTGGATTATGTATTCTATGATGTTTTGGGTGATGTTGTTTGCGGCGGTTTTGCCATGCCAATTCGTGAAGGTAAAGCCAGGGAAATTTATATTGTGGCTTCCGGTGAGCTGATGGCCTTGTATGCTGCCAATAATATCTGCAAGGGTGTCCAAAAGTATGCAAAAACAGGTGGGGTAAGAATGGGCGGCATTATATGCAACAGCCGTAAGGTTGATAAGGAGTATGATTTGCTGAAGGCTTTTGCCGAAGAAATAGGAACTCAATTAATTCACTTCTTGCCCAGAGATAATGTAGTTCAGAGAGCAGAGATCAAAAAGAAAACAGTAATAGATTACGATCCGACGGTTGCACAGGCTGATGAGTACAGAAAACTGGCTAAAAATATTGATGAGAACACTATGTTTGTCATACCCAATCCTATGACCCAGGACAGACTGGAAGAACTGATGATGGAGCATGGATTCATGGAAGGTTTGGACTAA
- a CDS encoding P-II family nitrogen regulator — translation MLMIRAIVRPEKSNIILSELNGAGFPAVTKMDVVGRGKQRGVKVGEVVYDEIPKEMLMLVVRDEDKDDVISIIAKNAKTGEKGAFGDGKIFVTYVEEAYTISSGTKGL, via the coding sequence ATGCTAATGATCCGGGCTATAGTACGGCCGGAAAAATCTAATATTATATTGTCTGAATTAAATGGGGCCGGTTTTCCGGCTGTTACTAAAATGGATGTAGTAGGGCGCGGAAAACAGAGAGGTGTTAAAGTCGGGGAAGTTGTCTATGACGAGATACCCAAAGAAATGCTGATGCTGGTGGTCAGAGATGAGGATAAGGATGACGTAATCAGCATCATTGCTAAAAATGCCAAGACCGGTGAAAAGGGTGCCTTTGGTGACGGTAAAATTTTTGTCACCTATGTAGAGGAGGCCTATACTATAAGCAGCGGCACCAAAGGACTGTAG
- a CDS encoding P-II family nitrogen regulator, which yields MKEIIAIIRMNKVNITKKALADVGVCGLHAIKVMGRGKLMVDFSILDQLGVREEIGGILADGLSGGTRLIPKRLLTILARDEDVKKIVDTVIKVNQEGNKGDGRIFIAPVIDAYRVRTAEKGEAAV from the coding sequence ATGAAGGAAATAATTGCCATTATTCGCATGAATAAGGTTAATATCACCAAAAAAGCCCTGGCCGATGTGGGAGTCTGCGGACTTCATGCCATAAAGGTGATGGGGCGAGGCAAGCTGATGGTGGATTTTTCTATACTTGATCAACTGGGTGTAAGAGAAGAGATAGGCGGTATTTTGGCCGATGGTTTATCCGGCGGCACCAGGTTGATTCCCAAGCGTTTGTTGACTATCCTGGCGCGGGATGAGGACGTGAAGAAAATAGTTGATACCGTAATAAAGGTTAATCAGGAAGGTAACAAGGGAGACGGCAGAATTTTTATAGCTCCGGTAATAGATGCTTACCGAGTCAGAACCGCTGAGAAGGGAGAAGCAGCAGTATAA